From one Culex quinquefasciatus strain JHB chromosome 3, VPISU_Cqui_1.0_pri_paternal, whole genome shotgun sequence genomic stretch:
- the LOC119770053 gene encoding uncharacterized protein LOC119770053 produces MACFLCFSFLPGFNTTEALVLEKKARLQLRTFPAAVMTFRVLVLPSDGPGDYFDRGLRMSQVMLPGSFFPDEINGNSATISSTGQLITKRAILLQPGCLFGSPNFPWPFPGRRCYRCEKGRPTT; encoded by the exons ATGGCCTgctttttgtgtttctcttttTTACCGGGATTCAACACAACGGAGGCGCTCGTTTTGGAAAAGAAGGCCCGGCTCCAGCTGCGGACTTTCCCGGCCGCCGTCATGACGTTCCGGGTGTTGGTTCTGCCGAGTGACGGACCAGG GGACTATTTCGATCGTGGATTAAGGATGAGCCAAGTAATGCTGCCGGGGAGTTTCTTTCCGGATGAAATCAATGGAAACAGTGCAACAATCTCATCCACGGGTCAACTGATCACCAAGAGGGCAATCCTACTGCAACCAG GCTGCTTGTTTGGATCGCCAAATTTTCCCTGGCCGTTTCCTGGAAGGCGTTGCTACAGATGCGAAAAGGGTAGACCGACAACGTAG